One Cydia splendana chromosome 23, ilCydSple1.2, whole genome shotgun sequence DNA window includes the following coding sequences:
- the LOC134801850 gene encoding macro domain-containing protein PG1779-like — protein MLSPVYRSLFSKIPNPSRKVLPFVQILQHRSASFKNMTSPAKWKVEKTKILNMPLDEKRKLYASPDYVTLESVSPWDDCIRTQKGLESKKHNLEDLEVFQRAKIDNEKNTELIRKVSIYKGDITKLEVDAIVNAANSLLKAGGGVDGAIHRAAGPLLQQECNTLGGCPTGQAKVTGGYNLPAKYVIHTVGPQNGSAPDLLSCYEKCLSYVKEYDIKSIAFPCISTGIYGFPNRLAAHIALKTARKFLEENPKMNRIIFCTFLPIDVDIYETLMQMYFPMYERRYNDGASVTE, from the exons ATGTTATCGCCGGTATATCGCTCTTTATTTTCCAAGATTCCGAACCCATCACGTAAAGTTTTACCATTCGTTCAAATTCTACAACACCGTTCCGCTTCCTTTAAAAACATGACGTCGCCAGCGAAGTGGAAAGTCGAGAAAACCAAGATTTTAAACATGCCGTTAGACGAAAAAAGAAAACTTTACGCGTCGCCAGACTACGTAACTCTCGAGAGTGTTTCCCCTTGGGATGACTGTATTAGAACGCAAAAGGGTCTCGAGTCCAAGAAGCATAATCTGGAAGACTTGGAAGTATTTCAGAGGGCTAAAATTGACAACGAGAAGAACACTGAATTGATCAGAAAGGTCTCAATTTACAAAGGGGATATTACGAAACTTGAA GTAGATGCTATAGTGAACGCAGCTAATTCTCTTCTAAAGGCTGGTGGAGGTGTTGACGGAGCTATCCATAGGGCTGCTGGACCTCTATTACAG CAAGAATGCAACACCCTGGGAGGCTGCCCTACTGGTCAGGCCAAGGTCACTGGAGGCTATAACTTGCCAGCTAAAT ATGTCATCCACACAGTGGGCCCTCAAAACGGCTCAGCACCAGACCTCCTATCCTGCTACGAGAAATGCCTATCCTACGTAAAGGAATACGACATTAAATCCATCGCTTTCCCCTGCATCTCAACTGGCATCTACGGCTTCCCTAACCGTCTAGCTGCCCACATCGCTTTGAAAACTGCGAGGAAGTTTCTAGAAGAGAATCCGAAGATGAACCGAATCATTTTCTGCACTTTCCTGCCGATTGATGTTGATATATATGAAACTTTGATGCAGATGTATTTTCCTATGTACGAACGGAGATATAATGATGGGGCTAGtgtgactgaataa